The following proteins come from a genomic window of Peptoniphilus equinus:
- a CDS encoding oleate hydratase, translating into MELKTHDKRLKLTNGDFQRLVKARKPEGIEEKSAYLIGTGIASLTAACFLIRDAHMEGNKITFLEQLDIPGGSLDGKYMDTRGYVARGGRETGAHFECLWDIWSSIPSLENPEMSVLDDYFYTNYDDPNYSNCRITHKQGERYDDGKFNLTQKQVKEIADLCMTKDELLEDKAIEDIFSDGLLNSDFWTLWRTMFAFENWHSALEMKLYLNRFIHHVGGLTDLSALRFTRYDQYNSIVKPMVKYLEDHGCKFQYDTRVTDVDFDISENKKVATKIIAEDKNGNDKSIDLTENDLVFITNGSMTENSSYGDDNTPAELSDEQTGCWEMWKNIAKKSDDFGKPEVFCSDVEKSNWESCTVTCHDESVPKYIEKITKRSPYGGKTVTGGIVTCVDSSWLMSWTINRQGQYPEQPENDVCVWVYGLFTDVEGDYIKKKMRDCTGKEITKEWLYHLGVPVNEIDALAETCSAVPVMMPYITSQFMPRKFGDRPLVVPKGGVNFAFLGQFAETLDDPGRDTVFTTEYSGRTAMEAVYVLCGVEKAVPEVYASRYDLRYLLNGMVALSDGKKPELPLSPLQKMKVAKLIKGTDVEEMLKEFNII; encoded by the coding sequence ATGGAACTTAAAACTCATGATAAAAGATTAAAACTTACTAATGGTGATTTTCAAAGATTAGTTAAGGCTAGAAAGCCTGAAGGAATTGAAGAAAAATCTGCTTACTTGATAGGAACAGGTATTGCTTCACTAACTGCAGCTTGTTTCTTAATTAGAGATGCTCATATGGAAGGCAATAAAATTACTTTCTTAGAACAATTAGATATACCTGGTGGTTCACTTGACGGTAAATACATGGATACAAGAGGTTATGTTGCCCGTGGTGGTAGAGAAACTGGTGCACACTTTGAATGTCTATGGGATATTTGGAGCTCTATACCAAGTCTAGAAAACCCAGAAATGAGTGTTTTAGATGATTACTTCTATACTAACTACGACGATCCAAACTATAGTAATTGTCGTATCACTCATAAACAAGGTGAACGTTATGACGATGGCAAATTCAATCTAACTCAAAAACAAGTTAAAGAAATTGCAGATCTATGTATGACTAAAGACGAACTTCTTGAAGATAAGGCAATCGAAGATATTTTCTCAGATGGACTTTTAAATTCAGACTTCTGGACACTTTGGAGAACAATGTTTGCCTTTGAAAACTGGCATTCTGCTCTAGAAATGAAACTATACCTAAACCGTTTCATCCATCACGTAGGAGGTCTTACAGACCTATCAGCTCTTAGATTTACAAGATATGACCAATACAATTCAATTGTAAAACCTATGGTTAAGTACCTTGAAGATCATGGATGTAAATTCCAATATGACACAAGGGTAACTGATGTTGATTTTGATATTTCAGAAAATAAAAAAGTTGCTACAAAGATTATAGCTGAAGATAAGAATGGCAACGACAAATCAATTGATTTAACAGAAAATGACCTAGTATTTATAACAAATGGATCTATGACAGAAAATTCAAGCTATGGTGATGACAATACACCAGCAGAACTTAGTGATGAACAAACTGGTTGCTGGGAAATGTGGAAAAACATTGCTAAAAAATCAGATGATTTTGGAAAGCCTGAAGTATTCTGCTCCGATGTTGAAAAGAGTAACTGGGAATCATGTACAGTAACTTGTCACGATGAATCAGTACCAAAATATATTGAAAAAATCACAAAAAGAAGCCCTTATGGTGGAAAAACTGTAACAGGTGGTATTGTAACTTGTGTTGATTCAAGCTGGCTAATGTCTTGGACAATTAATAGACAAGGTCAATATCCAGAACAACCAGAAAACGATGTTTGTGTTTGGGTTTACGGTTTATTTACAGATGTTGAAGGTGACTATATCAAAAAGAAAATGAGAGATTGTACAGGTAAGGAAATTACAAAAGAATGGTTATACCATCTTGGAGTTCCTGTAAATGAAATTGATGCACTTGCTGAAACTTGCAGCGCAGTACCTGTTATGATGCCTTATATCACATCTCAATTTATGCCAAGAAAATTTGGTGATAGACCACTAGTTGTTCCAAAAGGTGGAGTAAACTTTGCATTCCTTGGACAATTTGCAGAAACTTTAGATGATCCAGGAAGAGATACAGTGTTCACAACAGAATACTCAGGAAGAACAGCAATGGAAGCTGTTTATGTACTTTGTGGCGTAGAAAAAGCTGTCCCAGAAGTATATGCTTCAAGATATGACCTAAGATATCTTCTAAATGGAATGGTTGCCCTATCAGATGGCAAAAAACCAGAACTTCCACTTTCACCATTACAAAAAATGAAAGTTGCAAAACTAATCAAAGGTACAGATGTGGAAGAGATGCTAAAAGAATTTAATATTATTTAA
- a CDS encoding Cna B-type domain-containing protein yields MKKVLFSFLVMVMVLFSHPAYAGGSGVSSGASVAPVAVETETTADKKQETASAIDTSVVKEAPSTVETPSEVDNNVPSASVTPSEFDNEATLSTEAGALMPLEEEKTDLAIDNAADNTEGSDASLNVTRDKASVNSEATPSEVTSADVTKEEVEANGDTAEVNDKTVALEEGVTLDADALVATPVTLGEDRASDDTATSATEVHVSSFEALKAAIQNAPEDQVMTIFIDKSFELTEKLTIKQGQNVTLTAMNDRPEADKHSWEKPWNPITQPADVAEQGEAKQRDVIEEARRRGEEAMQEAETPLPDDDKGDIVIKRAKDFVKDSLFSVLGKLTLGTNNSALYIDGNSEVQTAFDNKGSVIDVGNTGELIMTNAVIMNSNNGHGYTGPIKVKRGGSFVMDGGRISHNTSYEMIEADYNRPTAAGAVYVDPGASFSMNNGLIDNNNGGVAGGVFAGDLYGSTSSEAKVDINGGIIANNVSNTRFRSGGGITAYPKSKLTVTDGIIVGNQSGSGGGVAVSDQFLSDFSNVFEAEYATTPSDYEKHLIENKVQANLNGGLIYKNYASTVGGGVYVDTNFVTFNTTMILDNNSGNFGGGIYVSFPPRVQTLENLLVTENSAKATWVDSFGGGNGGGMWNCPSGYVHIGDGHSIYVFNNDSDSYGNDLTFSKKTGQFELNNVNIEGIFYSHVSPITKDGNIIKFLEDSEAGVDIPKRMSFTPDVIHLKAMYDAVLQNEAWMNAKTFILGNTSRNGGGIGSNANVQTPHDDGDYGLKIEKKWDAAIDTEKFEADTTIKADIFIVPLDKDAAYVRLHYGIDPKVYKYGEVELSQNNDWQALFHKQGEQFSPELVENFPTSNGWNFAYDQDQGLPFTAEALKARGFKYLVVEQGNEFFSTVEEIPETHDTQVEAGAVEISRIESDDYGDYASGEQDIYLFYYDKEANSGLGRLVLLTAEALNEDNSYKAVFTHPQLKGIDAIEYYGKDRRLMEWGEDWYTSALRGFEITDWGNAFVLVEENGEKTLLVPYLWTMSDGKSGYFAEVIEDGATMVDVPGHVHTFEITNYRRTDLPVEKIWKLDDEDLKHIPESVTVYLLLDNQRILIGYEKDNDGKYLKDAEGNLIPIYQTLVLNKAADWKGTFENLDPVALAANRYAIEEEANGYLPLVTIEDNGTIGFRIGFNTTYHDITDPPNYDTTITNAFYDFAGDVTLHLHIRVPNQEEKVVTQTYFWEDVENPGYPDYSDEQYSRRLNRDSAIFSDIAVDLKGMDLRVKYYDSPDSKLGLTDYHFYLQQDEEGFYTLYMPSVMMNGIPYGQFELKDFTRSSEDASIGKVENYSGPQHDIDIEKIWHGDETSIRPETLKITIRDKDGNVQEIVLNKDGDWKAALQGLQGQLTAKDYELVEEAIDQYRSEQASAIALTLRRQVQAGDVLLPIKIYLDGKEVKDAVIHSNLDNSEVRIDSTTLSQILLNGNYTYTLYKVQEGTEAVVNIIKNADGSYRIELPAGVAIVEVLDVKFNNFYTSETPPDNPPDNPPDNPPDNPPDNPPDNPPEIPPTIPPETPQDNPPETPADTPQVEPTEVPKTTVPQTGPPKTFDPGIAGYAVMGMASVVALAALGFERKGKRM; encoded by the coding sequence ATGAAAAAAGTATTGTTCAGTTTTTTAGTTATGGTGATGGTGCTCTTTTCACATCCGGCATACGCTGGGGGCTCTGGAGTGAGCAGTGGTGCGAGTGTGGCGCCTGTCGCCGTGGAAACTGAGACAACAGCGGACAAGAAGCAAGAGACAGCATCTGCGATTGATACTTCGGTGGTTAAAGAAGCTCCGTCAACGGTGGAGACACCATCGGAGGTGGATAATAACGTTCCGTCAGCGTCGGTGACACCGTCGGAGTTTGACAACGAAGCAACACTGTCGACAGAGGCTGGTGCATTGATGCCTTTGGAAGAGGAGAAAACCGATTTAGCTATCGATAATGCAGCAGATAACACCGAAGGCAGCGATGCATCACTAAATGTCACTCGGGACAAGGCGTCTGTCAACAGCGAGGCAACGCCATCGGAAGTGACATCCGCGGATGTCACCAAAGAAGAAGTTGAAGCAAACGGTGATACAGCTGAGGTCAATGACAAGACTGTGGCGCTTGAAGAAGGCGTGACACTCGATGCGGACGCACTGGTTGCGACTCCGGTGACACTGGGCGAGGATAGGGCGTCTGACGATACAGCGACCTCTGCGACTGAAGTTCATGTCAGCTCATTTGAAGCATTGAAGGCGGCCATTCAAAATGCACCCGAAGATCAGGTCATGACCATCTTCATTGACAAAAGCTTTGAATTAACGGAAAAGCTGACGATTAAACAGGGTCAGAATGTTACTTTGACGGCAATGAATGACAGACCTGAAGCGGATAAACATTCCTGGGAAAAGCCTTGGAATCCTATCACCCAGCCAGCGGATGTCGCCGAGCAAGGGGAAGCAAAGCAGCGTGACGTCATTGAAGAGGCAAGACGCCGGGGTGAAGAAGCCATGCAAGAGGCCGAAACACCTCTTCCGGATGACGACAAGGGCGATATTGTTATTAAGCGGGCCAAGGACTTTGTAAAGGACAGCTTGTTCAGTGTTCTGGGCAAATTGACTTTGGGAACGAATAACTCTGCGCTCTACATCGATGGCAATAGCGAGGTTCAAACAGCATTTGATAACAAGGGTAGCGTGATTGATGTTGGGAATACCGGCGAGCTTATCATGACCAATGCTGTGATTATGAACTCTAACAATGGTCATGGCTATACCGGACCCATTAAGGTTAAAAGAGGCGGGTCCTTTGTTATGGATGGAGGCCGGATTTCGCACAATACCTCGTATGAGATGATTGAAGCGGACTATAACCGTCCCACTGCTGCCGGCGCCGTTTATGTAGATCCGGGTGCAAGCTTTTCCATGAACAACGGCCTTATTGACAATAATAATGGTGGTGTCGCCGGAGGTGTTTTTGCCGGGGATTTATATGGCAGCACCAGCAGTGAGGCCAAAGTCGATATCAATGGCGGGATCATTGCCAATAACGTATCCAACACTCGCTTCAGATCCGGAGGAGGCATTACAGCGTATCCGAAGTCGAAGCTGACCGTTACAGACGGCATTATTGTCGGCAACCAATCCGGTTCAGGTGGCGGCGTGGCTGTATCCGACCAATTTCTTTCCGACTTTAGCAATGTGTTTGAGGCAGAATACGCCACTACGCCGTCGGATTATGAAAAACATCTGATAGAAAACAAAGTACAAGCCAACTTAAATGGCGGCTTAATCTACAAGAATTATGCGTCCACGGTGGGTGGCGGTGTCTATGTCGACACTAATTTTGTCACCTTCAACACGACCATGATCTTGGACAATAACTCGGGGAACTTTGGAGGCGGTATCTACGTATCGTTCCCGCCGCGAGTACAAACGCTGGAGAACCTTTTGGTCACTGAAAACAGCGCCAAGGCCACTTGGGTGGATTCATTCGGCGGTGGCAATGGCGGCGGGATGTGGAATTGTCCAAGCGGTTATGTTCACATCGGCGACGGGCACAGTATCTATGTCTTTAACAACGACTCCGATTCTTACGGCAATGATTTAACTTTTTCTAAAAAGACGGGTCAATTTGAGTTAAATAATGTGAATATTGAAGGTATCTTCTATTCCCATGTCTCTCCTATTACCAAAGATGGAAATATCATTAAGTTTCTAGAAGATAGCGAAGCTGGCGTGGATATCCCTAAGCGGATGTCTTTCACTCCGGATGTTATTCATTTAAAGGCGATGTATGATGCTGTGTTGCAAAACGAAGCCTGGATGAACGCAAAAACCTTTATTCTAGGGAACACGTCACGCAATGGTGGCGGTATCGGCTCCAATGCCAATGTACAAACACCTCATGACGATGGTGACTATGGCTTAAAGATTGAGAAAAAATGGGATGCCGCTATCGATACCGAGAAATTTGAAGCGGATACGACGATCAAAGCGGATATCTTTATCGTGCCTTTGGACAAAGATGCGGCCTATGTGCGCCTGCACTACGGCATCGATCCGAAGGTATATAAATATGGCGAGGTCGAACTCAGTCAAAACAACGACTGGCAAGCTTTGTTCCACAAACAGGGCGAGCAATTCTCCCCAGAACTGGTCGAAAATTTCCCGACAAGCAATGGTTGGAATTTTGCCTATGACCAAGATCAGGGTCTGCCATTTACCGCTGAAGCGTTAAAGGCAAGAGGATTTAAGTATTTAGTTGTGGAACAGGGCAATGAATTTTTCTCCACAGTTGAAGAAATCCCTGAAACACACGACACGCAAGTGGAAGCCGGCGCCGTGGAAATTTCAAGAATTGAAAGTGACGACTACGGCGATTATGCAAGCGGTGAACAAGATATTTATTTGTTCTACTATGATAAAGAAGCCAATAGCGGTCTGGGTCGTTTGGTTCTTTTGACTGCAGAAGCACTCAATGAAGATAACAGCTATAAGGCTGTCTTTACACATCCCCAATTAAAGGGCATCGATGCCATTGAATACTATGGTAAAGATCGCAGGCTTATGGAATGGGGAGAGGATTGGTATACATCAGCTCTTAGAGGGTTTGAAATTACCGATTGGGGCAATGCCTTTGTCCTTGTGGAAGAGAATGGCGAAAAAACCTTGTTGGTGCCGTATCTTTGGACCATGAGCGATGGCAAGTCCGGTTATTTTGCCGAGGTTATTGAAGATGGAGCTACGATGGTCGACGTGCCAGGTCATGTGCACACCTTTGAAATTACCAACTATCGTCGCACCGATCTTCCTGTAGAAAAAATCTGGAAATTGGATGACGAGGATTTAAAGCATATTCCCGAGTCCGTGACAGTCTATTTGTTATTGGATAACCAGCGGATTTTGATCGGCTACGAAAAGGACAACGACGGCAAGTATCTGAAAGATGCTGAGGGAAATCTCATCCCTATCTATCAGACCCTCGTCTTAAACAAAGCGGCGGACTGGAAAGGCACTTTTGAGAATCTGGATCCCGTCGCGTTAGCAGCTAACCGTTATGCCATTGAGGAAGAAGCAAATGGCTACTTGCCGTTAGTCACCATTGAAGACAACGGCACGATAGGTTTTCGCATCGGATTTAATACGACGTATCATGACATTACCGATCCGCCGAATTATGATACGACCATCACCAACGCTTTCTACGACTTTGCAGGGGATGTGACTTTGCATTTGCATATTCGTGTGCCGAATCAGGAAGAAAAAGTCGTAACACAAACGTATTTCTGGGAAGATGTAGAAAATCCGGGCTATCCGGATTACTCTGATGAGCAATACTCAAGACGCTTAAACAGAGATAGCGCGATCTTTAGCGACATCGCCGTGGATCTCAAGGGCATGGATTTGCGAGTAAAATACTATGACTCGCCGGACAGCAAACTTGGCTTAACGGATTATCATTTTTACTTGCAGCAAGATGAAGAAGGATTCTATACCCTCTATATGCCTTCTGTGATGATGAACGGCATTCCTTATGGACAATTCGAGTTAAAAGACTTTACCCGGTCTAGCGAGGATGCGTCCATCGGCAAGGTGGAAAATTATTCCGGGCCGCAGCACGATATCGACATCGAAAAGATTTGGCACGGGGATGAGACATCGATTCGTCCCGAAACCCTTAAGATTACGATTCGTGACAAAGACGGTAATGTGCAGGAGATTGTCTTAAATAAAGATGGCGATTGGAAAGCTGCACTTCAAGGGCTCCAAGGCCAACTCACGGCTAAAGACTATGAATTGGTTGAAGAAGCTATTGACCAATATCGCTCGGAACAGGCGTCGGCCATTGCATTGACACTTCGCAGACAAGTCCAAGCAGGCGACGTGCTCTTGCCGATTAAGATCTATCTTGATGGGAAAGAAGTTAAGGATGCCGTCATTCATTCGAACCTTGATAACAGTGAAGTTCGAATCGACAGTACGACGCTTTCGCAGATTCTTCTCAACGGCAACTACACGTATACCTTGTATAAAGTGCAGGAAGGCACTGAAGCAGTCGTCAACATTATTAAAAATGCAGACGGCAGTTATCGCATTGAACTCCCTGCCGGTGTGGCTATTGTCGAAGTCTTAGACGTCAAGTTTAACAACTTCTATACCTCCGAGACACCGCCGGATAATCCACCGGATAACCCACCTGACAATCCGCCAGACAACCCACCGGATAATCCGCCGGACAATCCGCCTGAGATACCTCCGACAATCCCGCCGGAAACACCTCAGGATAATCCGCCTGAGACGCCTGCGGACACGCCGCAGGTTGAACCGACGGAAGTGCCTAAGACGACGGTACCACAGACAGGGCCGCCAAAGACATTTGATCCCGGCATTGCAGGTTATGCGGTGATGGGTATGGCCAGTGTCGTGGCACTCGCAGCACTTGGGTTTGAACGTAAGGGAAAAAGAATGTAA
- a CDS encoding GNAT family N-acetyltransferase, with amino-acid sequence MQYNTTIELKDGRACVLRHGTPSDAAGVMATLKKVREETDFLLSYEEGGLTLDGERDLLARQEASPSALQLCAVVDGNIVGTAGVSAIGSNEKIKHRAELGVSVEQAYWNLGIGRALAEACIEAAKHAGYRQLELEVVADNVRAVALYEKLGFETHGRNPRGFYSQQAGWQELVSMGLTWD; translated from the coding sequence ATGCAATACAATACAACAATTGAGCTTAAAGATGGGAGAGCATGTGTGTTGCGTCATGGGACACCTTCTGATGCGGCAGGTGTGATGGCGACGCTTAAAAAGGTTCGTGAAGAGACCGATTTTCTCCTGTCATATGAAGAGGGCGGCTTGACCCTTGACGGCGAAAGGGATTTACTTGCAAGACAAGAAGCCAGTCCATCGGCGCTGCAACTTTGTGCCGTCGTTGATGGGAACATCGTTGGGACAGCAGGCGTGTCTGCTATCGGGTCTAACGAAAAAATCAAGCATCGTGCGGAGTTGGGTGTCAGTGTGGAACAGGCATATTGGAACTTAGGCATCGGTCGTGCCTTGGCTGAGGCGTGTATTGAAGCTGCAAAACATGCAGGTTATCGGCAATTGGAGCTTGAGGTCGTAGCAGACAATGTGCGCGCTGTAGCGCTGTATGAAAAATTGGGTTTTGAAACCCATGGGCGCAATCCAAGAGGGTTTTATTCTCAACAGGCAGGATGGCAGGAGCTGGTTTCAATGGGATTGACATGGGACTGA
- a CDS encoding aspartate-alanine antiporter-like transporter, protein MSTTLAIFLFMAVGYVVGSINFFGIKLGASAILIAALVGGHFGVEIPAILGSIGLVLFLAPIGLMAGRTFVSNVKRNGVSFLLIAILTCVIGGAMIVFSTKVLGIPLELSLGLGTGALTSTAMLGTVTSLTPSPLPGVGYGIAYVFGVMGVVLMVQLIPRILNADIAAENEKLSFPESRKATIAEDLKKLKNFEPYGLFGIACAIVIGVLIGGIKIPVGDTMVISLGDGGGAIIAGIILGHFGHIGPINFTYDHKNMQLVRDIGLALFLMRSGANAGAGFIEVVSEYGIVLFFAGVLITFVSAFVSFLMAYFVFKLPLFGALGTTTGSMTSAPSLGALLDVTKDERVSSYYAATQPVATIFLVFMPQIIWLLFGPR, encoded by the coding sequence ATGAGTACAACCTTAGCCATTTTCTTATTTATGGCCGTTGGCTATGTCGTCGGAAGCATTAACTTCTTCGGCATTAAACTCGGTGCATCCGCTATTTTGATCGCCGCTTTGGTGGGTGGACACTTCGGCGTTGAAATCCCCGCCATTCTCGGATCCATCGGATTGGTACTGTTCCTTGCGCCAATCGGTTTGATGGCCGGACGCACTTTTGTCAGCAATGTAAAACGTAACGGTGTCAGCTTTTTATTAATCGCTATCTTAACCTGTGTTATCGGCGGCGCCATGATCGTTTTCTCCACTAAAGTCCTCGGCATTCCGCTGGAACTGTCCCTGGGTCTTGGGACCGGTGCGTTGACCTCAACCGCCATGCTGGGTACGGTCACAAGCCTTACCCCATCACCACTGCCCGGTGTCGGCTACGGGATCGCTTACGTATTCGGCGTTATGGGCGTTGTCCTGATGGTACAACTGATCCCTCGCATTCTGAATGCGGATATCGCTGCGGAAAATGAAAAGCTGAGCTTCCCGGAATCCAGAAAAGCGACTATTGCGGAAGATCTTAAAAAACTCAAAAACTTTGAACCTTACGGTCTCTTCGGGATTGCTTGCGCCATCGTCATCGGCGTGCTCATCGGTGGTATTAAAATTCCTGTGGGCGATACGATGGTCATCTCTTTAGGCGACGGCGGCGGTGCGATCATTGCCGGTATTATCCTCGGCCATTTCGGACACATCGGACCTATCAACTTTACTTATGATCACAAGAATATGCAGCTCGTCCGTGATATCGGTCTCGCACTGTTCTTAATGCGCTCCGGAGCTAATGCCGGTGCCGGTTTTATTGAAGTTGTCTCGGAATATGGGATTGTCCTCTTCTTTGCCGGTGTTCTAATCACTTTTGTATCTGCATTCGTCAGCTTCTTAATGGCTTACTTTGTCTTCAAATTGCCGCTGTTCGGTGCGCTCGGCACAACGACCGGGTCGATGACTAGTGCCCCGTCACTTGGTGCGCTGTTGGATGTGACTAAAGATGAGCGTGTATCATCCTACTACGCCGCAACTCAACCGGTTGCCACTATCTTTTTAGTCTTCATGCCGCAAATTATCTGGCTGTTGTTCGGCCCTCGTTAG
- a CDS encoding TetR/AcrR family transcriptional regulator, with the protein MSRNYTKDLIKKEFMKLLDEKKLDNITVTELAQKCQIERKTFYYHYENLEQLIKEIFESELDVIIEEFNENLSWEDSFILAATFILENKRAIRHIYFSDYKVNVEKYVYSMAGEVIIKYVKHISKETRAKDIDINLISYFYQCALSSALIQWIATNMKTDPVVITKRIGKLMDGNILLSLKRSENLEKITQNIEIE; encoded by the coding sequence ATGAGTAGAAACTACACTAAAGATCTGATAAAAAAAGAATTTATGAAACTTTTAGATGAAAAAAAACTTGATAACATAACTGTCACCGAGTTAGCTCAAAAATGTCAGATAGAAAGAAAAACCTTCTATTATCATTATGAAAATTTAGAACAATTAATAAAAGAAATATTTGAGTCAGAACTAGATGTAATTATAGAGGAATTTAATGAGAATCTTTCGTGGGAAGATAGTTTTATCTTGGCAGCAACCTTTATCTTGGAAAATAAAAGAGCTATAAGACATATTTACTTTTCTGACTATAAGGTGAATGTAGAAAAATATGTATATTCTATGGCAGGTGAAGTCATTATAAAATATGTCAAACATATATCAAAGGAGACTAGGGCAAAAGATATTGATATTAATTTAATTTCTTATTTTTATCAGTGCGCCTTAAGTAGTGCACTAATACAATGGATAGCTACAAATATGAAAACTGATCCGGTAGTGATTACTAAGAGGATAGGTAAATTAATGGATGGTAATATTTTATTGTCATTAAAAAGGAGTGAAAACCTGGAAAAGATTACTCAAAATATAGAGATTGAGTAA
- a CDS encoding class B sortase has translation MKHYFKRIVVIVLIGMALFSLYKIGDYVLLNARFDEALEDIQRQHRKSHPAASEKQMAVTQADEQDADRIRFLQASYPDLVGWIAIEGTDIDFPLMYSENNYFYLEHNYQGDYHPFGTPYIDAANRMDFTDQNTVIYGHNVRSGKVFHDLTSYMEKGFVDKAPEIAISTTRGILRYEIFAAYVANPYDNFRSPSYGTSSETAFLERIQKNNVLDKTVPNRVENFLTLQTCLDNDKRLVIHGQLKK, from the coding sequence ATGAAGCATTACTTTAAGAGAATCGTCGTTATTGTGTTGATTGGCATGGCCCTGTTTTCTCTCTACAAAATCGGGGATTATGTCCTGCTCAATGCACGGTTTGACGAGGCATTAGAGGACATTCAAAGACAACATCGTAAGAGCCACCCCGCCGCATCGGAAAAACAAATGGCAGTGACGCAGGCTGATGAACAGGACGCAGACAGGATTCGTTTCTTGCAGGCATCGTATCCTGATCTTGTGGGTTGGATCGCCATTGAGGGAACCGACATTGATTTTCCTCTCATGTACAGCGAGAACAATTATTTTTATCTGGAACACAATTACCAAGGTGACTACCATCCATTCGGCACACCTTATATCGATGCGGCCAATCGAATGGATTTTACGGATCAAAATACGGTGATATACGGGCATAATGTACGTTCGGGAAAGGTGTTTCACGATCTGACGTCGTATATGGAAAAAGGATTTGTCGATAAAGCGCCGGAAATTGCCATCAGTACGACTCGGGGTATCTTACGATACGAAATTTTTGCCGCCTACGTGGCAAATCCCTACGACAATTTTCGTTCACCAAGCTATGGTACTTCTTCAGAAACGGCATTCCTGGAGAGGATTCAAAAAAACAATGTCTTGGATAAAACCGTTCCGAACCGCGTAGAAAACTTTCTTACACTCCAAACGTGTCTGGATAATGATAAGCGGCTTGTGATTCATGGACAATTAAAAAAATAA